The Lutibacter profundi region TAAAATCAAATTATTATGCCTTGGAAAGAAACAACAACTATGGAACAAAAAATTGAATTTATTTGTGAATGGAGAACTGGAAAATACACCATCACAGAATTATGTAAAAACTTTGAAATCTCAAGACCCACCGCCTATAAGTTAATAAATAGGTTTGAAAAACAAGGTTTTGAAGGCTTAAAAGAGCAATCAAGAACTCCCAAGGAACATCCAAATGCGACAAAGGAAAATATTGTTGATGGGATACTTAAATTAAAGAAAAAACACCCACGATGGGGAGCTAAAAAAATCAATAAACTATTGTTTAACGATTTTACAGAAAATGAGATTCCCTCGGTGGTTACTGTTCACAACATACTCAAAAGACACGGTTTAGTATGCCCTCAAAAAAGGTTAAGAAGAGTCAAACCTGTATATCCTATTTTTGATCCAAAAGTGTGTAATGAAGTATGGAGTGCAGATTACAAAGGAAAGTTTTTAATGGGTAATAAAGTGTATTGTCACCCACTGACCATTGCTGATTCTAAAAGTAGATTTTTATTCACAGCTAAAGGACATTATAAAGAAACTTTAAAGTACGCAAAGGCTGAATTTACAAAGGTTTTTAGGAAATATGGAATCCCTAAACAACTCCACACAGACAACGGAAGTCCCTTTGGGTCTGTTCGTGCTATTCAACGATTTACACAACTCTCCTATTGGTTTATTGAACTTGGAATTACACCCGTTTTTTCTGACCCAGCACACCCAGAACAAAACGGAAGACACGAACGTATGCATCGCGATTTAAAAGCGGCTTGTGCCAAACCTTCAGCCTATGACTTAAAAGCACAACAAAGACGTTTAAATCACTTTGTAAAAGAATATAATCACATAAGACCTCACGAAGCCTTAGGGATGGAAACACCTGCTTCAATGCATAACTTTTCCACCAGACCTTTTCCTGAAAAAATACCTAACTTTGACTATAATTCAAATCTCAAAATTTTAAAAGTAACTCAAAATGGAGCAATCAGATGGAAGTCGTATTATTGGGTATATTTAACAGCAGCTTTAAAAGGAAAATACGTAGGTATTGAAGATTTAGGTAATGGAATTTGGAAAGTCTTTTATAGAGACGTATTTTTAGGTTTCTTTAATGAAACACAATTAAGAAATAAAGAAAAGTCAATAAGGTTAGAAACTAATTTAGTGTAAAGTCTAATCTTTAACTTGTGTAAACTATGTATCTTAACGAACATACGATCGCTGAAAAAAGACAATGATAAATAAATCAAAATATTTTATCATTTAACAAAGTTATGATAAGAAAATACAATTATTTTATCATAATGAATTATATTTGTAAAGAAAATTAACATTTCTATACATAATGGAATCTGAAAAACTAAAAAAATTACCTCTTATACAAGATATTGAAACTAAAAAAGTTCTTAAGAAATTAGCTTCAGCTCACAGAGCATTAGCCGAGTTAAAAGGAATTGTTTCAAGCATTCCGAATGAAAATATTTTAATCAATACTTTAGGTCTTCAAGAGGCTAAAGACAGTTCTGCAATTGAAAATATTATAACAACTCACGATGACATATTTAAAGCTGAATTAAATCTTGAAGGTTTCAAATCATTAAATGCCAAAGAAGTTCAAAATTATATCTCCGCACTAAAAAAAGGGTTTGGATTAATTACAAAAAATAAAATTTTAACTAATAATGATATTATTGTAATACAATCTGAATTAGAGAAAAATAATGCTGGATTTAGAAAAGTTCCTGGGACAGCTTTGAAAAATGCAACAACCGGAGAAATTGTATACACACCGCCACAAGATTATGAGACAATTCTAGATTTAATGACAAATTTAGAGCAATACATCAATGATGAAAGTATGTCTAAATTTGACACATTAGTTAAAATGACTATAATTCATTACCAATTTGAGAGTATTCACCCTTTTTATGATGGAAATGGAAGAACTGGACGAATTATTAATGTATTATATTTAGTAATGAACGATTTACTAAATTTACCTATTCTATATTTAAGTCGCTACATTATTGAGCACAAAGCAGACTATTATAAACTTTTACAGGAAGTTAGAGAAACTGATAATTGGGAAAATTGGGTGTTATATATGTTAGATAGCATTGAGCAAATCTCAAATGAGACAATTATACTTATTGGAAAAATAAGAGATTTGATATACGAATATAAAAACTTGTTGAGAAATAATTATAAATTTTATAGTCAAGACTTATTAAACAATTTATTCAAACATCCATATACAAAAATTGAATTTATTGAGAACGATTTAGGGGTTTCGAGAATTACAGCTTCAAAATATCTTAATAGATTAGCAAAAGACAAAGTGCTTAAAAAACAAAAATTAGGAACAGGAAATTATTACATTAATGAGAAATTAATTAAAATTCTAACTCTTAAAAAATAAGTACTTTGGCTAACACCTCATAAAATTTATGCTTACATTTAAACTAAATAACGAACCGACAAACATTCAACTAACGATTTGCTACAACCGAAAAATCTCCGATTTCTCAGTCGCACAAATCTTATAAAAGCCGTTGTAACCAATTACGACAAAACAACTAAAATGAAAAATATTTTTATCTTATTGACTGTTATAATTCTTTTCAATTCTTGTAAAAAGACAAACGGAAAGATTAATATCAATGGAAAATGGAATACATTATCAAATGGTTTTGGATATATGGAATTTGATATTGATAGCGACAAAATTGGAATATTTTCTCATTTAGATGGAGACTTAGGATTAATTGAATATAAATTACTAAATGACTCATTATTTATTGGTTCAAATACTTCATTTAAAATAGAAAAAATATCAGATTCCTTGATTATTTTAAAAAATATTTCTCAAAATGACACATTGAGAAAGATGAATAAAACAATAATGACTTATCATGAAATAGATTCTAAAAATGATTCACTATTAGATATATTCTATGAAAAATTTGAAAAAAGAATATATAAAAAATGGATTAAAAGTGGATATGTAACTGAAGATGAATTGAAAAATTCCTTTCTTGATTCGATTGAATTAAAATTCATTGACTCCATT contains the following coding sequences:
- a CDS encoding Fic family protein, producing MESEKLKKLPLIQDIETKKVLKKLASAHRALAELKGIVSSIPNENILINTLGLQEAKDSSAIENIITTHDDIFKAELNLEGFKSLNAKEVQNYISALKKGFGLITKNKILTNNDIIVIQSELEKNNAGFRKVPGTALKNATTGEIVYTPPQDYETILDLMTNLEQYINDESMSKFDTLVKMTIIHYQFESIHPFYDGNGRTGRIINVLYLVMNDLLNLPILYLSRYIIEHKADYYKLLQEVRETDNWENWVLYMLDSIEQISNETIILIGKIRDLIYEYKNLLRNNYKFYSQDLLNNLFKHPYTKIEFIENDLGVSRITASKYLNRLAKDKVLKKQKLGTGNYYINEKLIKILTLKK
- a CDS encoding integrase core domain-containing protein, encoding MPWKETTTMEQKIEFICEWRTGKYTITELCKNFEISRPTAYKLINRFEKQGFEGLKEQSRTPKEHPNATKENIVDGILKLKKKHPRWGAKKINKLLFNDFTENEIPSVVTVHNILKRHGLVCPQKRLRRVKPVYPIFDPKVCNEVWSADYKGKFLMGNKVYCHPLTIADSKSRFLFTAKGHYKETLKYAKAEFTKVFRKYGIPKQLHTDNGSPFGSVRAIQRFTQLSYWFIELGITPVFSDPAHPEQNGRHERMHRDLKAACAKPSAYDLKAQQRRLNHFVKEYNHIRPHEALGMETPASMHNFSTRPFPEKIPNFDYNSNLKILKVTQNGAIRWKSYYWVYLTAALKGKYVGIEDLGNGIWKVFYRDVFLGFFNETQLRNKEKSIRLETNLV